Within Nitrospira sp. MA-1, the genomic segment AAGAGGAAGAACGTACTCAGGCCGTAACGGATGACCATATTGCCGGTCGGATCTACGATGTCTTCCACGGGTGGCTCCTCAAGACTGATGTATGAACTGGACGGGTTGAGATCAACAGAAACTTCATGAGAGTCTCAGGCATAATTCCAACCTGATCGATTGGGAAAAGGCGAAAGTCCAAGAGCTGGCAGATGAACGAAATACAGGTGAATCACAATCCAACGGGTCAAGCTGAAGGCGAATATTCAAGAGCAGTCAGGGGGCAGATCATGTTCAAAAATAACAACCACCCTGCTCAGATCATACTGTATTTGTTCTCCTAAACAAAGGGGTTTGATTGAGTTAGGGAACTGAAGGCCCACCCCTTCTCCTGTGGTTCCGGAAGGGGTCGTCTCCGTTGGTGAGACGGAATTCTTCAAGGTCGCTGTGGTGCGAAAGAAAAGGTGGAGGGTCTTGGTCTGACATTGAAGTTTTCTGTTTTTCCTCTTGTGCCAGAGAGAGAGCTTCACGGGCATCGATTTGTGCCAACATCATTAACCGGGTGGCCATGGAATAATCCCGAGCCCAGAATACCTTTCTGGATTGTTCATGAAATTCTTCTTCCGCAATCGTCAGCTCACTATCCGCTAAACTGTAGAGATCAGGCGCGAAGACCAAGGCTCCCTCTCTCCTGGCATTTTCCACTGCCTGACGGGCTACCTGCAATTCGTGGATGGGTGGATCCTGACAGCCGGTTATTAAAAGACTCAAGCCGAACAAGACCACATACAGTTCCCCACGGGAGAGTCTGCAAGCCCTCGTAACACATTTCCTTATCACGGGGTTCTCTTTTAACAAAATGGACCTTGTTTTTGAAAAATTTTCGGGAAGGCCGGAAAGGCTTCTCATCGCAATCAAAGTTTGATCTAGCAAATCCTACGCCAATGGTGAATGAAGAAAGCTGTTGGTAGATGCCTGATTTTACAGTTGTTTTTTAGGAAATGGTTCATGGATTTTGGACACCTTGGCTCCTGTTTGGAACCTTTGTCCAGATCTGATTTTGGAAGGAGAAGGAGTCACAGAATGTGGTGTGGTGATTCTTCACCAGGGAATTTCCGGTTGCCATGGGGAGAAGGAGGGGTTTTCCTGAGGTGCCAGGGAAATCTGTGGTTCTGCTTGTACCTTGGCATTTTCAGAGTGGAATGGCCGCAAATGACCAGGGGGGTGTGGGTAGAACGGTTGGTCAAAAGGTTGGCCCTATCGTCCCAGGAAAGACTCCTGAGCCCTCGCTTCAGACTTCAAGATATGTCTTGCTCAAATTGTATTTAGGGAATAATATTTTGATTGACCAGGTTTTTGCTCGAATCTCCCTCTTCCTTATAAAAATTCTACTTCAGGCTCTCAAAGGAGGCAGCCTATGGAAGGCAAGTCGGAATCTCCCTTTAATCTCCAGTTATTCCTGACGCAAAGCGGTTACGGGAAAACAATTTTGACAGTCCGTCCAAAGCAGACGCTCTTTTCACAAGGGGATGTCGCGGATGCTGTGTTCTATATTCAGTCCGGCCAGATCAAACTTTCGGTGGTCTCGAAGCAGGGGAAAGAAGCCGTGGTCGGGATCGTGGAGTCTGCGGGGTTTGTAGGGGAAGGTTGCCTCGCCGGGCAGCGGGTGTGCATGGCCACGGCGACAACCCTGGAGGACTGCACTCTGGTTAGAATATCCAAGGAGGCGATGATCCGGGCGCTCCATGACGAACCCACCTTCTCCACGTTCTTCATGGAACATCTTCTTGCTCGCAACGTCCGTATCCAGGAGGACTTGGTGGATCAGCTGTTTAATTCGGCTGAGAAGCGGCTGGCGCGTGTGCTGTTGTTAATGGCCCATTTTGGCAAAGAGGGCAAGCCGGAACCGGTCCTTGCAAAGGTCAGTCAGGAAATGCTTGCCGAGATGATCGGCACGACGCGCTCCCGCGTCAGTTTCTTCATGAATAGATTCAGAAAATTGGGCTTCATCGAGTACAACGGCGGTTTGCATGTGCACAGCTCCCTCCTCAATGTCGTCCTCCACGACTAGGTTTCCATTCCGTTTCCCATCCCTTGGATCAGTGACGCGGGACTGAGACAGTCGGCGTTCCAGCAGTGCCACCGTTTCAATTCTTTATGACTGAGCAAAATTGACCAGACGACACATGAGGCAGGTGTTAACGTGAAGGAGTTTGGTCAGAAAAATTATCCACCAGGCAGGACATGGTTCTGCTTGCGCATCAGGTTTGTGACGCACTGATGTGTGTAATTTAAAGGAGGTTGGTGATGAACGTATGTAAAGTACTCGGTGGAGTCGCATGTGTGAGCCTGTTGCTGGGAACGGGAGCCTTGGCTGAGATGGTGGGGGGGGAAACTGGAACTTCCAAAAACCCCGAAGACAATGTACCGGCGAAGATTCAACGAAGCACTGCAGGAGGTCAAGAAGAAAGTTTCGCGGACGGCAGTGGGCCGGGGACACGCAGTGACGAACTCGTGGGAACGAAAAAGGTGGTCCCCGATCCGGTCACCAAAGAGGAGCTGGAACAAAACGTTGAAAAGACTCATGAGGGTGGAGCCGCTGTGGCAGCAGAAGAACTCTTGGAGAACAGCGAAGAATCTCTCAAAGATATTTCTGCTCAAAACGCTCATAAGGACATGAAGAAAAAGTAACCAAAGAAGGATCTGCAACATGCCGATCCTCCCGTAAAGAAGTAAGCGGGCTACAAGTCAGAAGGAATGCCAATGCCAACCTGCCTGTCAACCGGGCAGGTTGGGCACCTCCGGAAATCACTTGTCTATCCTCAGTCAGCACCAGCATAAGTCAACCGGGCCATTCCGGATGAGTCAACCATTGGCCGGATCGCCTCTCAGAATGTAGTCCGACCGCGCTCGGTTCGTGATCTCCGTGGTCTGTTTTCACAAGTTCGTTGGTACCCGTCCTTTCCCCCTACCTCCGACTTGATAAAGTGCGCGGACGGTCGTATTCCATTGCCTGTCTTGTGCACTCATTGTGCAATCGATTCCCCAATTTCTACCGTCAATCCAAGGCTTTTCTCTGAATGCCTGCCATCCTTTGCGTTAGAACACCGATGGACGCAGGATCGTGAGTCCTTACTGTGAGCCATAAGGAACAGACGAGAAGGGATGGGGCTGATAGGGTTGAGTATGGCCGCTCGTGGCATGCACATATGCGGTGAACAATCATGGAAAACGGAGGTGGAGATGAACCCTACTCCTCGTTATCCTAATAATTTTCCAACCTGAGCAATTTTGACCAGACAGCGTCCGGTCTTCTCGCCATAATGGTCAATCACGGGAAGTTAAGGGCTGATAAGGGCCGATTCGAAGCGAAAATAAAACGATCACCATCTCACACTAAAAAAAAGGCCTCACATGTCAAGCATCGAAGGGTGAACACAATGAGCCAGGAACGTTTGTTGATCCTTAATCAGGGGGGAGCGCATGATGAATAGTAATCAATCAAACGAAGCCAATACTCTTTCCTCGTCTCACTCAGTTATCTCACTTTCCCTCGATTCGGCATTCACATGTCCCAGGTGCCAGGGCCTGTTTGTTCGTGTTTTGCACGGACATATACGACGGCACTGGTGAGAATGGA encodes:
- a CDS encoding DUF4398 domain-containing protein, with protein sequence MIRKCVTRACRLSRGELYVVLFGLSLLITGCQDPPIHELQVARQAVENARREGALVFAPDLYSLADSELTIAEEEFHEQSRKVFWARDYSMATRLMMLAQIDAREALSLAQEEKQKTSMSDQDPPPFLSHHSDLEEFRLTNGDDPFRNHRRRGGPSVP
- a CDS encoding Crp/Fnr family transcriptional regulator; this translates as MEGKSESPFNLQLFLTQSGYGKTILTVRPKQTLFSQGDVADAVFYIQSGQIKLSVVSKQGKEAVVGIVESAGFVGEGCLAGQRVCMATATTLEDCTLVRISKEAMIRALHDEPTFSTFFMEHLLARNVRIQEDLVDQLFNSAEKRLARVLLLMAHFGKEGKPEPVLAKVSQEMLAEMIGTTRSRVSFFMNRFRKLGFIEYNGGLHVHSSLLNVVLHD